Proteins encoded by one window of Cottoperca gobio unplaced genomic scaffold, fCotGob3.1 fCotGob3_196arrow_ctg1, whole genome shotgun sequence:
- the LOC115004840 gene encoding laminin subunit alpha-1-like, translating to CGCDASGAPSSVCNVTTGQCSCRENVKGRTCDRCQSGFFGLQSGRGCRACGCSQSGSVSESCDEDGRCRCVEGVTGDTCDRCRRGYYGFYANGCTACNCDHTGRNCDPESGECICPPHTEGDTCDKCETGYWGKDPSTGCKLCGCSAGSSAPQCELTNGQCPCREGFSGRLCDRCAPGYHAYPACSACGCDVTGTDEKFCNTTLRVCDCGHTGECVCKVGVSGRRCEECISGWFSLSALSPSGCSQCFCSGLSSDCEEQGGLYRQPISLARPPALLSLVRQSDLQAAVSGVYQQGGDSLLDTRQLNSSRLTGPLYWRLPPPYQGLQLLAYGGLLSYIITFYAEDGSGLSNQEPQVLMRGGAMRKLVIYTDMVAPGSGIRTRHDIRMTEHKWKYFNSVSENSVSHADFMSVLSDVEYVIIKASYGTRLQQSRISNITMETAVKAESGEGGVARQIESCTCPPGYSGLSCRECAVSFFRQPLSELSSQTQKLLFVRPCVRCRCNDHSETCDTETGACQDCQHHTSGPSCELCAAGYHGNVSGSIRDCSMCACPLRDNSFSPSCVSEGAFGDFRCSACQTGYEGRYCERCSVGYYGNPSLQGGVCSWCSCSVWGSLRLLCDALSGQCECKDGVRGQSCDRCDERHVLQGGECVSCDDECTGVLLDDLEKIHNNFLSVNLSGVAMAPYRQLVLLENQTRDVQVVFLESNSVALRLSTLEDKMNLLTSDISTLLQQVPRLSNNLKKVGVSTNKSLSQGALLLESISSLEDSIQELQREAGHLNQTSVDEHDSANQTHLLEEVVSMLETIRAVNLIVASAAANQELSLAESLVHSLQEDFLSSRVAVHDRLRPLSYSLTVAMETLQHGHTQLSDATLRNTETHTLLDATHTRLQMYQSVQQQLGRARASMDSQLMLEDTISLTEELRNSSTQVEVFSGELDQWRPLLRKQVNTLVVGLKMADALENVYRAESHAQMLQSHAHSLHRALSSVCNASQNGTRLVQLDGDITHQVDTAQQVAALALNMTVQSEQPLSVEGGAKLKVSSAVLEESRLVNETAAGLQLSMSMVTSRLGLVRESVRNSTLLLQQPIRELQSLSNGSSAALQEAHQQAAAARSGLQHALNRLHTLRQQLQNSSSVVENTNHTVRETNQLVTRTQSAANEAQSKLEEAEHRTERLMDRFKPLSMLGETLSKNLSDIRELIDQARRQAASIKVAVQADRDCVRTYRPNSESSNFNTLSLILKTTRAENLLFYLGSNTTVDFMVLEMHAGKVSLVWDVGSGSTRLEFPAVDITNNRWTRINATRFGARGSLSVHQLESESAPLPAVIAMSPGLSRVLDIDRNTVIHIGGLGSRTQNPAPLGSSTFQGCVGEASLNEKNIGLWNYNSREGECGGCFSSPQAEETSFHFDGSGFSLVQKSLRATFTSIVLLFKTLSPGGLLLYLASNNTRDFLSMELVEGRIRLTFDLGSGALILTSSRKYNTGVWYKITLLRNKRKGYLTIMAADQSSDKEVLEAESPGTASDLNRSELDPIYIGGLPASRPIRRHVVSRSYVGCIKNVEIARSNFDLLRDAYGVRKGCVLEAVRSVSVLAGGFVQIAPPSLGQEAELLFSFSTNNQSGVLLAAFSDKRTQRQHFLSVHLLSGALEAELGEVGGVTQRVMVVKPDGGSFSDGTKHSVIITINRKSLSVQVDEKHLKSVSLLPGGFSRLSPASYFIGGLPSGEKSRLPLRLQDVSRWFRGCIQHLVVGGELVDLSRALRYEGVELNSCLLKEKVEGAVLPDDQDVESTPDPAILPAIPHTHLSVLTPGALTCVSEAEPTFLPSAVQFGSSKHSHVTFIINPNTVRRSVSVRLSVRSRALDGLIVLLSDSKQTDFIVLRLTAGRLMMSADLGKGPASITSSVTVNDGEWHAVSADVSRRSVSVSVDGLSPDSVSVKGNQLDVDNRLYLGGLPHTHTTRRINASSSFPGCVRSVSLNGAALDLSSPASQQDVTSCFTNDQTGSYFNGSGYAALMRDGYKVGSDVSVSLDFRTSQSEGVFLGISSAKVDAIGLEMINGQVVFNVNNGAGRVSVHSIDQMLCDGRWHRLLARKTKHTLSLSVDKRSYSTPNPYPQSTSAETNNPVYVGGFPVGVKQNCLSISSRFTGCLRNLQLIKSHLSDALDLSSGHFLLGITPNSCPAAKQRPVEL from the exons catgCGGCTGTGATGCCAGCGGCGCCCCCTCCAGTGTGTGTAATGTCACAACAGGTCAGTGTTCGTGCAGAGAGAACGTGAAGGGACGCACCTGTGACCGCTGTCAG tcTGGTTTCTTTGGGCTCCAGAGTGGGAGGGGATGTCGGGCCTGtggctgcagccaatcaggatcTGTTTCTGAGTCATGTGACGAGGATGGGCGGTGCCGGTGTGTGGAGGGTGTGACCGGAGATACGTGTGACCGCTGTCGCCGCGGCTACTATGGTTTCTATGCCAACGGCTGCACAG CATGCAACTGTGATCACACCGGAAGGAACTGTGACCCTGAGAGCGGCGAGTGCATCTGCCCCCCTCACACAGAGGGAGATACCTGCGACAAGTGTGAGACGGGTTACTGGGGCAAGGACCCCTCCACGGGCtgcaag TTGTGCGGCTGCAGTGCAGGAAGCTCCGCCCCTCAGTGTGAGCTGACCAATGGACAGTGTCCGTGCAGAGAGGGCTTCTCTGGCAGGTTATGCGACCGCTGTGCTCCTGGTTACCATGCTTACCCAGCATGTTCGGCGTGCGGTTGCGACGTGACGGGAACAGACGAGAAGTTCTGCAACACGACGCtgagagtgtgtgactgtggacacacgggggagtgtgtgtgcaag GTGGGGGTGTCGGGCCGGCGCTGTGAGGAGTGCATCTCTGGTTggttctctctctccgctctcagTCCGTCCGGCTGCTCTCAGTGTTTCTGTTCAGGACTGAGTTCAGACTGTGAGGAGCAAGGAGGCCTGTACAGACAACCT ATCTCCTTGGCTCgccctcctgctctcctctcattGGTCCGTCAGTCTGACCTGCAGGCTGCAGTTTCTGGAGTTTACCAGCAGGGCGGTGACTCACTGCTCGACACCCGACAGCTGAACAGCAGCCGACTGACGGGCCCTCTATACTGGAGGCTGCCCCCCCCCTATCAGGGTCTGCAg CTGCTGGCGTACGGCGGCCTGCTCTCTTACATCATCACATTCTATGCTGAGGACGGCTCGGGGCTGTCCAATCAGGAGCCTCAGGTGCTGATGAGGGGCGGGGCCATGAGGAAGCTGGTGATATACACGGACATGGTCGCCCCTGGCAGCGGCATCAGGACGCGGCACGACATCAGGATGACAGAG caCAAGTGGAAGTATTTTAACTCGGTGTCGGAGAATTCAGTGAGTCATGCTGACTTCATGTCCGTCCTCAGTGACGTCGAGTACGTCATCATCAAGGCTTCGTACGGGACCCGCCTGCAGCAGAGCAG GATCTCTAACATCACCATGGAGACGGCAGTGAAGGCGGAGTCAGGAGAGGGGGGTGTGGCCAGACAGATCGAATCCTGCACCTGTCCGCCTGGATACAGCGGGCTGTCCTGTCGG gagtgtGCTGTAAGTTTCTTCCGTCAGCCTTTGTCCGAGTTGTCGTCTCAGACTCAGAAATTGCTGTTTGTTCGTCCGTGTGTTCGATGTCGCTGCAACGACCACAGTGAGACCTGCGACACCGAGACTGGAGCCTGTCAG GACTGTCAGCATCACACTAGCGGGCCGAGCTGTGAGCTGTGTGCCGCAGGGTATCATGGGAACGTCAGCGGCTCCATCCGTGACTGCTCGATGTGCGCCTGCCCCCTACGGGACAACAG tttcaGTCCCTCCTGTGTGTCAGAAGGGGCGTTTGGTGATTTCCGCTGCTCTGCCTGTCAGACGGGATACGAGGGCCGATACTGTGAGAG GTGCTCTGTGGGTTACTATGGTAACCCGTCGTTACAAGGCGGCGTGTGCTCGTGGTGCAGCTGCAGCGTGTGGGGCTCGCTTCGGCTGCTGTGTGACGCTCTGAGTGGACAGTGTGAGTGTAAGGACGGGGTCAGGGGTCAGTCATGTGACCGGTGTGACGAGAGGCACGTCCTGCAgggaggagagtgtgtgt CGTGTGATGACGAGTGCACCGGCGTTCTTTTAGACGACTTGGAAAAAATACACAacaacttcctgtctgtcaacCTCAGCGGTGTTGCCATGGCACCGTACCGCCAGCTGGTGCTGCTGGAAAACCAGACCAGAGACGTCCAG GTGGTGTTTTTAGAAAGCAACTCCGTCGCTCTGCGTCTCTCCACGTTGGAGGACAAGATGAATCTTTTGACCTCTGACATTAGCACTCTGCTGCAGCAG GTCCCACGTCTGTCTAACAACCTGAAGAAAGTGGGCGTGTCCACCAACAAGAGCCTTTCCCAGGGTGCACTTCTGCTGGAGAGCATCAGCAGCCTTGAGGATAGCATCCAGG AGCTTCAGAGGGAGGCGGGACATCTCAACCAGACCTCAGTGGATGAGCATGATTCAGCCAATCAGACGCATCTGCTGGAGGAGGTGGTGTCCATGTTGGAAACCATCAGAGCTGTCAATCTAATAGTCGCCAGCGCTGCGGCCAATCAGGAGCTCAG TCTTGCAGAGTCTCTCGTCCACTCGCTGCAGGAGGACTTCCTGTCCAGCAGGGTGGCGGTTCACGACAGGCTCCGCCCCCTCTCCTACTCCCTcactgttgccatggaaacgctgcagcacggacacacacagctgagcgACGCTAcactcagaaacacagaaacacacactctgctggacgccacacacacccGGCTGCAGATGTACCAG tctgtgcagcagcagctggggAGGGCCCGTGCATCTATGGACAGTCAGCTGATGCTAGAGGACACCATCAGTCTGACGGAGGAGTTAAGAAACAGCAGCACG CAGGTGGAAGTGTTCAGCGGGGAGCTGGATCAGTGGCGCCCCCTGCTGAGGAAACAGGTGAACACGCTGGTGGTTGGACTAAAGATGGCCGACGCTCTGGAGAACGTTTACCGTGCAGAAAGCCACGCCCAGATGCTGCAGAGCCACGCCCACTCCCTGCACAG AGCTCTGTCCTCCGTGTGCAATGCTTCTCAGAACGGCACCAGATTGGTTCAGCTCGACGGTGACATCACACATCAAGTTGACACCGCCCAGCAGGTTGCCGCCCTCGCCCTcaacatg accgTCCAATCAGAGCAGCCGCTGTCAGTAGAGGGTGGGGCCAAACTGAAAGTCAGCTCTGCTGTTTTAGAAGAAAGTCGACTTGTCAACGAGACGGCTGCAg GCCTGCAGCTCAGCATGTCGATGGTGACCAGCCGGCTGGGATTGGTCAGAGAGAGCGTTCGTAactccaccctcctcctccagcagccaatcagagagctgcagagccTCTCTAATG GCTCCTCGGCCGCGCTGCAGGAGGCTCACCAGCAGGCTGCTGCAGCACGCTCCGGCTTGCAGCATGCACTGAATCGGCTGCACACACTCAGACAGCAGCTGCAgaattcttcttctgtggtggaAAACACCAACCACACAGTGAGGGAGACCAACCAGCTGGTGACCCGCACACAGTCTGCAG CCAATGAAGCGCAGAGTAAGCTGGAGGAGGCGGAGCATCGCACAGAGCGTCTGATGGACAGGTTCAAGCCGCTGAGCATGCTGGGAGAAACTCTGAGCAAGAACTTGTCGGACATCAGAGAGCTGATCGATCAGGCCAGGAGGCAGGCCGCctcg ATTAAGGTGGCAGTGCAGGCGGACAGAGACTGTGTTCGAACCTACAGACCGAACTCTGAGTCGAGCAACTTCAACACGCTGAGTCTGATCCTGAAGACGACACGAGCAGAGAACCTGCTGTTCTACCTGGGGAGCAACACcacg GTGGACTTCATGGTGTTagagatgcatgctgggaaagtgTCTCTGGTGTGGGACGTGGGCTCTGGCAGCACCAGGCTGGAGTTTCCTGCCGTGGACATCACCAACAACAGATGGACCAGGATCAATGCGACGCG GTTCGGTGCACGCGGCTCTCTGTCCGTCCATCAGCTGGAGTCGGAGTCCGCTCCATTGCCTGCGGTAATAGCGATGTCCCCGGGACTGTCACGAGTCCTTGACATCGACAGAAACACGGTGATCCACATCGGAGGACTGGGATCTCgcacacag aACCCTGCTCCACTGGGATCCTCCACCTTCCAGGGATGTGTGGGTGAAGCGTCGCTCAACGAGAAAAACATCGGACTGTGGAACTAcaacagcagagagggagagtgtggaGGTTGCttcagcag tcccCAGGCGGAGGAGACGTCCTTTCACTTTGATGGATCAGGATTCTCATTGGTTCAGAAGTCTCTGCGAGCGACTTTCACCTCCATCGTGCTTCTGTTTAAAACGCTGTCGCCGGGCGGATTACTGTTGTACCTGGCCTCCAACAACACT AGGGACTTCCTGTCCATGGAGCTGGTGGAAGGGCGTATCCGTCTAACCTTTGACCTCGGCTCAGGAGCTCTGATCCTGACCTCCAGCAGGAAGTACAACACAGGAGTGTGGTACAAGATCACACTGCTGAGGAACAAACGCAAAG GTTACCTTACCATCATGGCAGCCGACCAATCATCAGACAAGGAGGTGTTGGAGGCGGAGTCTCCTGGAACGGCCTCCGACCTGAACCGCTCCGAACTCGACCCGATCTACATCGGAGGACTTCCTGCCTCCCGACCAATCAG GCGACATGTTGTCTCCAGGTCGTATGTGGGCTGCATAAAGAACGTGGAGATCGCTCGGTCCAACTTCGACCTGCTGAGAGACGCGTACGGAGTCAGGAAGGGCTGCGTACTCGAg GCGGTGCGGAGTGTGTCGGTGCTCGCCGGAGGCTTCGTTCAGATCGCTCCTCCATCACTCGGCCAGGAGGCGGagcttctcttctccttctccaccaACAACCAATCAGGAGTCCTGCTGGCTGCCTTCAGTGACAAGCGAACAcagagacag cacttCCTGTCAGTCCACCTGCTCTCAGGTGCATTGGAGGCGGAACTTGGTGAAGTGGGTGGGGTCACTCAGAGGGTGATGGTGGTGAAACCGGATGGCGGATCCTTCAGTGATGGAACAAAACATTCTGTGATCATCACCATCAACCGGAA gtCTCTGTCCGTGCAGGTGGATGAGAAACACCTgaagtctgtctctctgttgccGGGCGGATTTTCTCGTTTGTCTCCAGCCTCTTACTTCATTGGTGGGCTGCCATCAGGGGAGAAGTCTCGTCTGCCACTCAGATTGCAGGATGTGTCCAGGTGGTTCAGAGGCTGCATCCAACACCTGGTGGTGGGCGGAGA GCTCGTCGACCTATCAAGAGCTCTGAGGTATGAGGGGGTGGAGCTCAACAGCTGCTTATTGAAGGAGAAGGTAGAGGGGGCGGTGCTGCCTGATGACCAGGATGTAGAATCAACACCTGACCCCGCCATCCTACCTGCAAtcccgcacacacacctgagcGTCTTGACACCCGGAGCACTAACG tgtgtgtcggAGGCTGAGCCAACCTTTCTGCCGTCAGCGGTTCAGTTTGGTTCCTCCAAACACAGTCACGTGACTTTCATCATCAACCCCAACACTGTCAGGAGAAG TGTGTCGGTGAGGTTGTCGGTTCGAAGCCGAGCTCTGGACGGGCTGATCGTCCTGCTCTCTGACTCCAAACAGACGGACTTCATCGTCCTCAGACTGACTGCCGGGAGACTGATGATGTCAGCTGACCTGGGGAAAGGTCCCGCCTCCATAACCTCATCTGTCACTGTTAACGACGGAGAGTGGCATGCT GTGAGCGCCGATGTCAGCCGGCGGTCGGTGTCGGTTTCTGTCGACGGTTTGAGTCCGGACTCTGTGTCTGTGAAAGGAAACCAGCTGGACGTGGACAACCGACTTTACCTGGGAggactgccacacacacacacgaccagGAGGATTAAT GCCAGCAGCAGTTTCCCAGGTTGTGTTCGCTCAGTCAGTCTGAACGGAGCCGCATTGGATCTGTCCTCGCCAGCCTCGCAGCaagatgtcacttcctgtttcaccaACGACCAGACAGGAAGTTACTTTAACGGCAGTGGATACGCCGCCCTCA tgcgtGATGGTTATAAGGTCGGGTCTGACGTGTCAGTGTCTCTGGATTTTCGAACGAGCCAATCAGAAGGAGTGTTTCTGGGGATCAGCAGCGCGAAGGTCGACGCCATTGGACTGGAGATGATCAACGGacag GTGGTGTTTAACGTGAATAACGGGGCGGGGCGAGTGTCGGTACATTCCATTGATCAGATGCTGTGTGATGGACGGTGGCACCGCCTGTTGGCCAGAAAAACCAAACACACCCTGAGTCTGAGTGTAGACAAGCGGAGTTACTCCACCCCCAACCCTTACCCACAATCCACCTCTGCTGAGACCAATAACCCGGTTTACGTAGGCGGCTTTCCAG TGGGTGTTAAACAGAACTGCCTGTCTATCAGCTCCAGGTTCACAGGTTGTCTGAGGAACCTGCAGCTCATTAAGTCTCACCTGAGTGACGCTCTGGATCTGAGCTCTGGCCACTTCCTGTTGGGCATAACTCCTAACTCGTGTCCAGCTGCCAAGCAACGCCCAGTTGAGCTCTGA